The sequence CTCAATTGGTTCATGACTTTAGTTCTTATTTCTTCAAGCATTTTGATGATTGGTTTGCCTCTAGCTTCTAGAATCCATTTATTCACCGATTCTGTGAAATTATTCACCACTTCATAGTCTTGCACACGATGTCAAAATAAGCTCTACACCACACATTGGGAGGATATTTCAGTAACTCCTGAGCTGTTGTTTTTATCTAAAGAACCAATCATATTGAGTTTGTCTTTGAAATCTTCCTCATATGTGGTCCATGAACACCACCAAAATACCTTCTGCAGTTCTTCTGACCTCCATGTTTTGCACCAGTTTGCTTCAACATGTTTCGCACAAAATCTGTGATGTGATTCAGGAAACACATCCTTCATTGCTTGAAGTAATCCCTAagataaaaattaacaaaaaaatgaatttctattttttcattttagtaaTGTCCAGAACTGGAATGAAAGACTTGTCTAATGCTTTCATTTTACTTCTGACCAAATTTGTAATATAAGAACTGGACAATTCTTCAATTTTAAGTTTTGGACAGAAGTAAAATGAAAGAACTGAACAGTAATTGAAGATTACATCCACCAAGGTCATCTTTAATATGctataaaacaaaacaaaaaaagagataTGTACATGACATATTATAGTTAATGTTGTGTATTAAGTAAATGGTTTGGTATAGTAGTGTACTTTTGAAGGATTGACGAGCAACTTAGGTGATCATCATCTATTTCATTTATATCAAGCTTAATAAGCTTTTGGCTTTCGCATGAAGGTTTTTCATCTAATTAAGATTTGAGAAGAATCATCATTGCATATAGCGTAAATGAAGAAGCATCGATGTATATGAGATTTTATCACTATATTTGTTCATTTGGCTACTGAAGAATGGTTTTCAAATTCTAATTGTCTTCTTATGGTATTGTATAGTATAATGTTAGATCACTGGTACTACTTATCAAGGAAAAAAGTAACATTATTCAAAAAATCAAGTATTAtaagaaggaaaaattacaaaaataaatacattaataatTACTGATATTAgtgatactttttgtttattatcatttatagcaatattgttataaatctataatatgtattaaaagtgaattatgtatgcaatatatttgaattaaattgtttttgaaatatattatgtttgtttggtaaaaaattgtcacattgtattataagtgtattaaaatgtgtgataaatgtattatctatcattaaaacttgtattatatgtgaataataaattgttctttgtaatatgtattaaacttgtattataaatgaattaaaaatggtcaggtgaaaaaaaatattattgctataaatggtaaatattttttatcatagtatatttatgtaagttttcctGATAAAAAAGACGTTTAAGATGAACCTATGTGAAAGAGACAACAAACCAAAGCAAGCCAGAAGACAAATCTGGTTTCACAGCTAGAGTAGACGCCAAAATTAGGAATTTAAAAGTAAGGCGGAAGAGAAAATATTCACAGATGGAGTAAACATAAGCATAAATGTGCAttgttttatcttctttttctttctcccCATTTTGATTACTAACAGAAATGGAGGTCTCCATTTCTAAAATTTTCCCTAAACCCTTTCtgatttatttgtgaaattctttctttttccttcacaTGTAGAGTGATGACAAATAAATGAGATCATTCATTAGCTAGGAAATACTTACTATGAACACTGTAGTGTACAATACTTGTACATTCTTGTAAAGTTATGAGAAAAAACtaacatatttttccttttgttttaaaaaaagaaagtgcTACATTGCAAAAGAGTTACTTTGGACAATTAGATAGACTCTTCCCTTTGTCTCTCTTTATTAgctatttttgttataatttagaattttactttattaaaattGCTTGCAGATGGTAGTTTTGGTTGCATTTTAAGAAACAATCTCTTGATAATGCTAATAcgtgtatgtaaatatataatgtagTGCTTGTATTTGACTGTGGATAAACTTCATATATGAATATTCcattgaaagattcaaagcttAACTTCAAATCAAGTGAGCTTATGTGATCACAAAATAGTAACAGATTTAAGGACCATAAATCatggaaaaataaaagagttttaGTAACATTATAATATTTACACTCTGTCATTTATTTAGGGGacaaaaattacattaaaaacaaattgaTACCTCATATACAACCAGCAATTCAGTTTAAATCTATTATTCAGTAGGATCTGAACCACTAAACggcaaaaatataaactaacaATTATCAATATTCCCATAAGTATTAAAATTTGACAACCCTAATTTCTATCATAAAGTAAATAGGTAGaatacacaaaaatataaaatagacaAAATAACAAGCTCTACAATTattaagtttataaatgttaaaATTGACGAACCCTAATTGCAATAAAAGAAGATATATACAGATTTTGAGATCCTTTGTCCAGATTTTAAAaagattcaaaaaataaaaacgatACAAAAAGAATCAAGAGAAGATTAAATGATAAAACTACTCTTACCTGTTATTGGATCTTCTCTCTCAAATAGTCTCAATCAACATGTGATTGACGTTCCTCTTCAAAGCGTTGCAAGATGATAGACATAGAAATTATGGGCTAATGGGTATTGGAGTCAGATTATGGGTTTTTATTTCAGTTGGATTGGATAAATGGGTAGGATAATTCAATAAATagaaagtaaaattttaattataataagatATACACATGGAGCCACGTAGGCGCCACATAGATTAATAAAAATGGTGATACAATACTTAACTGTACAAGAGTAAATATGTGCCTAAAGTTTGATGGTAAagacaaatatatcaaaaaagtatgacgaataataaatataactgttataaacaatttgtattatagtgaatgtctaattatgtggagtccttgtaggatatggttaggaatcctacttggggaccaagtaaggtttttcctataaataaagggttttccttcattgtaaataagatttgtgaaacATCTATGAATTCTGAATATACTATGAATAagatcttttctcttctctctactttcttcttcttctaaatttatatagtttcataacacgttatcagcacgattgttctattcttaaagaattatgaagaagacgggaaaagtgctaaagagatcttgcataagttatgcaataagattcttatatcttcaagatatgatttatctttatgttataattatatatgtgacAGATTTGGAAATACcatctaaagtaagtatttaaagagacttgtTGACTTtttatacgtttaattttaatcGATTGGGAAgagaatttcataatttattttaataattgaataagcacaatttagtgaaaggtatgttttcaacctttatatgaggtatgtgatctattgctatatttattaactactaatgtcgattataagaattcattaatctcaattgtgtgtaattataatgtacgatcatattaatgatcatcaaagtgataaaattaaattattttgacggcttgaggttgagcctcattgtgggtaagacgataaatttaagttttatcgcaccaaaagaataagacgatggatttacgtccaatcgcaccaagagggtaagacatcagaaGTCTTGATGCTTTGTGATGAAAGATGTTGGATNTGATTTATGACATANNNNNNNNNNNNNNNNNNNNNNNNNNNNNNNNNNNNNNNNNNNNNNNNNNNNNNNNNNNNNNNNNNNNNNNNNNNNNNNNNNNNNNNNNNNNNNNNNNNNNNNNNNNNNNNNNNNNNNNNNNNNNNNNNNNNNNNNNNNNNNNNNNNNNNNNNNNNNNNNNNNATGCACAtgaatatggaatgaggtactaagttatcaaaatttgatgtacttagatgattgtgttccattcatgaagaatgagagcctttgataaatggtaaaaatacaGATCCATTCTTTAGAGTGAATGAGGTGATAAGCCACCATTCTAGAcgtgaattttcttgtaatgaTTGTTAGCAAGGCAAggtaattgtgagaccatcataaacgaaagttgaaattgaattctCTGCGTTCTAAGAACGTATACAGATATTTGTGGACTTAGTCATCCACCTAGTGGATTGTTTAGACTTAATGGtcctaataaatgtttcttctatatggtctcatgtgtgcctattattatctcgcaacttgatgtttgcaaaaatgttggcacaaataatatgtttacatgcacaattttcttcagattagttcattcaatgatgAAATCACGATTCACCTAAAGGGTAAagtaattgagaaaaaataaatctaaaaattactcttggagtaataaaattgaaatttactcatataatcgtaaatcagaaatttactaaagcaaaaggcacatgacatagtaaacttggagtttacgagtactaataattttattagttggcatgaataatttgatCATCCCAAATTtgtgcatactgagtaatggacatacattgaaaaattagaagattcttcaagaattctttacgttgtttgttctcgtgataaagttgattggatcaactaaagttggcactaaatccctaaattctgaaaagtataaaaggtgaatatgggcccgttcacctatcatgtgatatgataaaaagatgcatctataagataatcacatgtgttTTTGTTGTCAACATgtagtttgacattcacaaaattgtttgtgcaaaaataattgagttaagaacACAATTTCGGAATATGTAATCAAGAaaatttatcttgataatattgataaatatttaagATGATGTGATACTAAATGTcaaaaatagtaaaatcattgtttatgaaaataaagtttcatatattgatatgaaatatgatattacatacaaacataattgtatgaatcaaaccaataagttatgatcaatttttctgttaattggtttatggtcagggaccaaatagttttcatctgataattttgatgtgcaatatatgattaatgaatatactatgatgcacaaagatagattctccaaaagattgagatatatgttagtttgtctaacataagggggagattagaagcaacacaagagttgtaaatacatctattgaatgtcccttaaggataaagtcaatgacatgcatgaagcatgatagactaatcaattctaaataaaataatccttgaaaaagggtagctacataaaaataatgaagtgatgagatctcaataagtttgtcgtattgtgaatcaatgcaaaatgatatatcgttgacgatatctttaatacaatagcgcgcaatattgtaaaagattatgaggatatgaattctacatctattaaagcatgcttgtatagaaataattatcaagtgaaaagtggaatgatgcatcttggtaagcgtaaagcttatttgacttgcaatctagtcACTAGAATATATCATACATTCAATATTGGATGTTATCACTtgacaaaattaatatgaaaagtcATGAAGGATTCAAAATCTAAAGTATGTGCAAGTTTTTGGAGAACttgtttataatatttataaggaTTAAATCGATTCAAAATGCATGAAGCATATACAAATATTGTTATGCAAGTTGATaactagaattgaaactcttgaagagttttcaaaagacaatagattatttgcttaaagaagttgaagtaaggaaccTGCAGAAATATTTGATCTTGAAAGAaagattcataaaaggagatagaagaaaacatatttcgtcaaggtttttctacaatcatgagctcccaagaatggtgatatcaacatgcaacatgtttgtttaagtaatattattgttgatttcttcaccaagtctctaccaactacaacttttaagaagatggtgcacaagacttggaaaacgaagattctagtctctgaattgatgttgtcataagggggagttaatacgcgatgtactctttttccctcacaagtttttgtcccactgggttttccttgtaaggtttttaatgaggcatccataatgcatattattagatatgtgtactctttttccttcactagattttttccccactgggttttatctagtaaggttttaacgaggcacataatctaccgacattcaagggggagtgttataaacaatttgtattatattgaatgtctaattatgtggagtccttgtaggatatggttaggcatcctacttggggaccaagtaaggtttttcctataaataaagggttttccttcattataaataagatttgtgaaagatctatgaatgCTGAATATACTATGAATAagatcttttctcttctctctactttcttcttcttctaaatttatatagtttcataacaataaCCCTTTTCTAAGAgtacaaaaacaaatataacCCTTTTCCgatttatttaatcaaatatctTACATTTTTCGATTTATTTTATCCAATAATCAAATATCTgacattttcttaaacttttatATTACTGTTTCTTTTCCTTCCCTTCGTTTCCACAAAAATTATGCAAAATGATTTCCCACCAAATTGAGTGTTTTTTCCAACGTTCAAAAACAATGGTTCATCTTCTCCAACTTCATTCTCTATTCATCAAAACAGCCATTCATCACGATGAGTATCGTCTCTCCCAATTCATATCATTATCTTCTTCAATATCCCTTCAATATACCCGTACATTTTTCGATAATTCTCACATTATACCATCAATCTTCGCATGGAACACAATGATGAGGGCATATTCCCAATTAGAGTCTCTGATGCTCTTCAAACAGTTTCAAAAAATCGGATTAAAACCAGATAAATTCACATTCCCTGTTGTGCTAAAGGTTTCTGGGCATTGTTTGATGATTGGAACTGGCGGATCGTTGCATTCGATGGCTGTGAAGTCGGGTTTTGGTTCAGATTTACATGTGAACAATACTCTTTTGAGAATGTATGCTGTGTTTGGTGTGATCAAGTTTGCAAGACAGGTGTTTGATGAAATGCTTCATAGGGATATAGTTTCTTGGAGTTCAATGATGGCTGCTTACGTTCATTGGTATGTATATTTGTTTCAGTTATTGGTCAAAAATAcatatgaattatttctttatgTAACAAACCCGAATTCTTCACTatattaagaagaaaattaaaacacaATACAACTTTAGAATTGTGATTGAAATACTCAAACTACCGAAATACaatgaaattattgaaataacAAGTAACTAAGGATATAGATAACAAGGGAGATGAGAAACTTAGACTCTAGAATTGGGGATGAGAACACAGAAATGCATTTGCACATAATTCATTCGATGCCCTCTGATAGTGATGCCCTAATCTATTTAACTACAACAAACGTATCCTTAGTCTGGATCCCAAATTATCCTTTGTGAAGGCCTGGCCCGATTGCTTTTACTCGGCCCAATATCATGTGATATCCTTGTTGGTATCCCTATTGGGCTGGGGCTAATTCATTACAAATTATCACAATTTATGTATTAGGGATCATATAGTTGACTTTAACTTCTTATGATTCAAGCATGAAGTAATTGTTGTCTTATTATTTACAGTTGcttcttctttctccttctAAAAGATATTTCATGTATCTACTTATTTCTCTGGAATCAGTAGATTATTTATGATATGTAAACTTGGCAAGTGTGTGAAGGCTGAGATTCTATAGCATTATGTGGAAGTTATTTAAGATGATTATTATAATTGGAGTGAATAACTGTTACATCTGTCAAAAAATAATGGGAGTGAATAGAATAACCAAAATCTAAGTAGATTTTATGCATAACAAGTTTAGTACTTTgtggaaactagttcaagtaTCGTTCTGTGAGGAATTTGTAAGGGTTAATCATCTTTTGATAGGTGTGACACATAATAGGTCAGAGATTCTATGAACAATGCAAGCTTGTAACCTTGTTCGTACCTTCAGAAATTTGGTGCCATGGTATTTGTGGTTCTCTTGAGCAGATATCCGTGATCGAATACTCTTGGTgaactttttaaaattcatcCCAGAAGTCGATTGTGAATACTTGTTTTGCACCAGAAGAAGAAACCAGTATTTCTATTACTTGGATATATTAGCTTGAATAAGGAGTTCCAAACTTGTTCACTAGTCTAACTTTTTCTCGTTTCCCATATTGCTGCAATACTTCAATAGATTGTTAAACAATGCCTAGGGTTCATATCTGAAAGGATCAATAATTGTTGAGCCTTTAAAATTGTGAGCGGATACACTCCTAAATGATAAGAGATTAACAATGAAGGAAATTTTCGGAGTgggaattttttcttttaaattggaAAGGAGCATGTACCCCTGAAAAATAAGGGtttaaaaatgaggaaaaatttCACGGTTTAGATTTCGGTATTTATCTTGGAAAGGTCCCGATGACACTCTTTAAATTGGGGAactaacaaagaaagaaaacttGCATGGTTGAGATGCGTGCAACACTCCCAGCCTCTTGTATTGAGGTATGCTGGTCTCGCTGCTGTATTTGTTTACTTTAGCATATATCAGAGCAtgttagttatttatttttaaattctagAATCTCTATGTACATTCATGTCCAATAAACCACTGAGCTTTGGAACCCAATTTTCGCAAACCATTCTTTGGACTTCTTATCTATGGAACTTTTGGAAAGAGGATGCTAGTTCGTGGCTCCATGGTCAtgagtattttaaaattaacaagCTAAGGTGGATTATGGACAGTAATTTGGTGTAATAGTCTAACACTGATGCTGTTTAGTTTTCCGGATTGCATATGGATTGATTCCCATGTCAAATTCTGTCTGCAATTTTGacctgaaaaataaaaataaatactaaaattaAGTTTCTCTTGAGATAAACTTTGAATTAAACATTGAAAGGACAACAACTTTATAATGGTACTATGGTTATTGTGTCTTTCCTATGGGAGGGTATAAGGGGCTTTGCATTTATAAATACGGAATAGGGAGCAATAGACAAAATATAAGCAGGCTTGACTTTCTCCTGATGAAGTCTCCAAACATTTCGCTATTGTTCCTCATAGTTGAAGTAATGACAATGATTCTACTTGTTCTCTCTGCAGGGTCTCCAACCGTTTTGTCAATACTTTCCTGTCTTATTCAATTTCATTTGATATCATAAAAGTGTGATTCAGGATGTCACCTAAGTGAATTCTATAGATTTCTTAAGTCAAGTTCCGCTACATGTGATGtgcttatttttttcatatagtgAATCAATTCTTTTATAAACGTAGAAAACATGAATAGTTTGTACCTGATCATATAGAGGGTCCAGTTTAATGGGCATGGAGATGAATATTTGCTACCTTGACCTCTCTTTTTGTGTAGGAGGTCTTTTAATATGATTGTCTTTCCTGCTTTCTTTTCCTGTTTAACTTTTCCTGTGAGGCTTTTGCTTTCTGTCTGGCTTTTCAAAGTCATAATAGTCAATGTTTTCCTTGATATCTCAGTAACTTGCCTTCAGATGCTCTGCTCCTGTTCCAATGTATGAAGCTAGCAAATGAAAAGCCAAATTCTGTCACTTTGGTTAGCTTGCTGGGGGCATGTACTCATATCCTGAATATCGGATTAGGTAAATGTATTCACTCGCACATTGTTACCAGTGGTATTGAACTACATGTTGAACTGGAAACAGCCCTCCTTGGGATGTATGCAAAATGTGGTCATATACAGCAGGCTTTCCGCATATTCAATTCGATGGATGATAAAAATCTGCAGACCTGGACCATCATGATTTCTGGTCTTGCTGATCATGGACATGGAGAAGAAGCTATGTCCTTGTTTGCCAGAATGGAAGAATCTGGCTTTAGGCCGGATAGCTTATCATTTTCTGCAATCTTATATGCTTGTAGTCATATTGGCTTTGTTGATGCGGGCCgtgaatattttgaaaaaatggcaAGTATTTATGACATCAGGCCAACTATGGAACATTACGGATGTATGGTGGATATGTATGGACGTGCTGGAGAACTAGAAGCAGCTTATGATATTATAAGGAGCATGCCTACAGAGCCTAATTCTGTGATATTGAGGAGTTTAATTAGTGCTTGTAAGCATCATGGTCATATTCCTTGCGCAGAAGAAAATATAAGGGAGATTCTCCTCAAAATAGAGCCTGATCTCGGATCAAACTATGTACTTGCATCTAGTTTGTCTCATCTTTTTGGTCATTGCAGCGATGCGAACAGCCTAAGATCGTCTATGAAAGTAAAAGGGATAAAGAAATATCCTGGTAGCAGTTGGGTGCAGTCGCTTGATAGTCTTGCCGAAGAAAGCAGTTGAAGGATCTGGTAGTAATGTTTTGTGTTTATGCCAATAGAAGAGGCAATTCAGATCACAGGAATGAAGTCATTGTTACATTCCAAAGACGAGAGAACACTATCAAGGTGGAGGAAAATGAATTGCTTCTTTTTGGGTAATGAGGTACAAATTCAGGGGAGCTGTTTCTTTGACCGTTGGAAGAGGGTCACGCTGAAGTTCCTATTGTTCTTGCATAATTTTGAATAACTTGAAAAATGAAGATTACATTGTGGAGTGATTTTGATTTGTAGGTCATGGGATATGACATTTAAGAGGAACTGCACAAATTGGTATACTTCTGGACGAGGAATAGCCATGCTCTGTCAGAGCTACAACTCTGTTATCCTTCTCAAATTATTTCTAACAATCAATCATGCCTAGGTATTGGACTAGTTGGGATCAGCTTTATGAGTCTCCTATATTCTACCTCATTTGGGGCCATTCTTTTTGATACCGGTAAATGATTTGTTTTCTCCATAAACTactctttcttttcaaaatatatgGTTAAGGTTAATCTTGGAATTCTATTCAGAAGTTGGGATGCCCTTAAAGTGGCACCTCAGCATGGCCTGAAACTTTGGTTAAAAACTATGAGGTATTCCCACGGGGaaacaaattcaaaatcttttatGATGTCAAGACTCAAGTCTTCCGCTTTGAGCTCTGGAAATTTAAATTAACCAAGTGGTATCTTCATTTATCTGTTAGTTTAATTGTAATTTCTGAAATGAAGGAGAAGAAAGCAGTGAACATGTCATGCTGGAGTAGGTTTTGTTGTAAGCAAAATATGGAAAACGAAGCTTTGGTAGTTGTACTACTCAAAGTAGCAAGTACATTTGGGTTATATAATCTATGAAAAGAGAGCATGAAAAATCATCTGACTTCCATTGCACCTGTATCAGCATGAGTCTGCTTTTAAGGTATTCCCCTAAATGCTTTGAAAGTATAATCACTCACACATCCATTTGCATGTTATTTTTTGGAGCTTGACTTGAAGCCATCAGGAAAGGGTGATGCTCTGTACTCTGTATCTGTCGATTCTCCATGTCCTTCACATTCCATGATGTTTGTATGACTAAGCTTTTCTTAGAATACTTAACTGCCATGGGTTAGTGAATAAACTTTGGATATTTATCACAACAAGAAAGAACCACTTGACTGAAAtacatattcaatatttaattaaggTTCTTCTGGTCTCATCTGCTTAAACTTAAGGATCCATTCATTTGTATAATGCTGTTAATGCCAATATCAGATGAACCTAGCTTGGTGGAAACCTCTTCGCTGTGTATTACATCACTTGCATATGAAAAAGTTTTGAGTTTCCTATTTGTTCATGAACAATATACCATACTGGATTGCTAATGTATTTCATTTGAGATCATCCAGCACTCTAAATTATTGGAAGTAGCAGGCTTGCGATCTCAAGCTGATCCTGTCTTGTTATCATTTTGAAGACTTCTCCTCTTTTGAATGGTGACGATCCTTATATGAGATGAGACATGAAAAGTTATTCACGCA comes from Solanum pennellii chromosome 1, SPENNV200 and encodes:
- the LOC107009989 gene encoding pentatricopeptide repeat-containing protein At4g21065, coding for MISHQIECFFQRSKTMVHLLQLHSLFIKTAIHHDEYRLSQFISLSSSISLQYTRTFFDNSHIIPSIFAWNTMMRAYSQLESLMLFKQFQKIGLKPDKFTFPVVLKVSGHCLMIGTGGSLHSMAVKSGFGSDLHVNNTLLRMYAVFGVIKFARQVFDEMLHRDIVSWSSMMAAYVHCNLPSDALLLFQCMKLANEKPNSVTLVSLLGACTHILNIGLGKCIHSHIVTSGIELHVELETALLGMYAKCGHIQQAFRIFNSMDDKNLQTWTIMISGLADHGHGEEAMSLFARMEESGFRPDSLSFSAILYACSHIGFVDAGREYFEKMASIYDIRPTMEHYGCMVDMYGRAGELEAAYDIIRSMPTEPNSVILRSLISACKHHGHIPCAEENIREILLKIEPDLGSNYVLASSLSHLFGHCSDANSLRSSMKVKGIKKYPGSSWVQSLDSLAEESS